The region GGCATACGCTCCTCCCTCTCTGCTAATGAATTTGTCCCAAAAAATTTCCTTTTCCGCTCCCTGGTTCAGGCCGGCTGCTAGTTCCTTATTGCTTCTTATACGCAAAAACTCTTTCGGTTCCCGTAAAAGGAGTTGGAACAATAGCCTGATGGTCACAGTTATGTGGTGCAAAACTGTAGTTCATAAGAAGCAATGAGGAACTAGCAGCCGACAAAGACAACGAACTCTAATCAAAGACAGGCCTTGGCAGAAGCCCCGCTCTCTTAACAATTTCACCAACTACCTCTTCCCACTCTATTGCCATGATATGAACCCCTTTGATGCCTGGTATCTCCCTTAACCTCTGGATTGCCTCTACACAGATATTAATACCTTCCTCCTGCTGTTTGTCCTTAGGGACACCTTCCATCCTCTTTATAATTTCATCCGGCATGTCTATTCCTGACACCCTGTTCTTCATGTATTTCGCCATGCCGGGTGACTTCAGAGGTGTGACCCCCCCAAGTATGTATGCCTTGTCAGTAATACCCCTGTCTCTGGCCATTCCCATCCACCTTTCAAACCTGTCAAGGTTGTATATACACTGGGTCTGGATAAAATCAGCGCCTGCCCTTATCTTCTTGGCAAGGCGTATCACTCTGAAATCAAGCGGATCGGCAAAGGGATTAGCAGCCGCGCCGATAAAAATATCCGGGGGCTGACTCAGGTCATCACCTCCGAGAATCTTCCCATCATCCCGCATCGTTCTCACCACCTGAACAAATTGTATGGAATCCAGGTCAAAGACTCCCATTGCCTGGGGCTGATTTCCAAAGATATGATGATCACCTGAGAGGCATAAAACATTCCTTATACCGAGCGCAGATGCACCCAGAATGTCAGACTGCAAGGCGATTCTATTACGGTCCCGTACCACCATCTGGAGCACAGGGTCAATGCCCACTGTCTTCAGCAGACTGCAAGCTGCAATACTGGACATCCTTACTATGGCAGTCTGGTTGTCTGTAACATTAACGGCATCC is a window of Thermodesulfobacteriota bacterium DNA encoding:
- a CDS encoding methylenetetrahydrofolate reductase, whose product is MNNISKLKRVLEGGGFAVTAECGPPKGANPDVVLKKAETLRNKVDAVNVTDNQTAIVRMSSIAACSLLKTVGIDPVLQMVVRDRNRIALQSDILGASALGIRNVLCLSGDHHIFGNQPQAMGVFDLDSIQFVQVVRTMRDDGKILGGDDLSQPPDIFIGAAANPFADPLDFRVIRLAKKIRAGADFIQTQCIYNLDRFERWMGMARDRGITDKAYILGGVTPLKSPGMAKYMKNRVSGIDMPDEIIKRMEGVPKDKQQEEGINICVEAIQRLREIPGIKGVHIMAIEWEEVVGEIVKRAGLLPRPVFD